A genomic segment from Halorubrum depositum encodes:
- a CDS encoding sodium:calcium antiporter has translation MLGSIIPSSPLVHVAVIVAATAAIWIGSGWLEEAAETLSAYYGLPAVVQGSIVVAVGSSFPELVSVLVTALVGVFDMGVGALVGSAIFNILVIPALSGLNAEGPLESSRTIVYKEAQFYMIAVAALVVTFSLAVIYVPVPSEGIAGELTRPLALIPLTLYGLYLFIQYQDVGDADVETVREGVDVGREWGKLAAGLLVIVVTVERLVASVESLGATFGIPEFLAGVTIVAAATSLPDTLVSLRTAEEGRGATSLGNVLGSNTFDLLVAIPLGVLIVGRVEVNFSTAVPMFGVLTLATVLLFAALRTDLSLTSRESYLLLAAYLLFVTWVVAETVGATSLLRGV, from the coding sequence GTGCTCGGGAGCATCATCCCAAGTTCGCCGCTCGTCCACGTCGCGGTGATTGTCGCCGCGACCGCTGCCATCTGGATCGGCAGCGGATGGCTCGAGGAGGCGGCCGAGACGCTCTCCGCGTACTACGGGCTGCCGGCCGTCGTGCAGGGGTCGATCGTCGTCGCCGTCGGGTCGAGCTTCCCGGAGCTGGTGAGCGTGCTCGTCACCGCGCTCGTCGGCGTCTTCGACATGGGCGTGGGCGCGCTCGTCGGTTCCGCCATCTTCAACATCCTCGTGATCCCCGCGTTGTCGGGGCTCAACGCGGAGGGCCCGCTGGAGTCCAGCCGGACGATCGTGTACAAGGAGGCGCAGTTCTACATGATCGCCGTCGCGGCGCTCGTCGTGACGTTCTCGCTCGCGGTCATCTACGTCCCGGTCCCTTCGGAGGGGATCGCGGGCGAACTGACCCGACCGCTGGCGCTCATCCCGCTGACGCTGTACGGGCTCTACCTGTTCATCCAGTACCAGGACGTGGGCGACGCCGACGTGGAGACGGTCCGCGAGGGGGTCGACGTCGGCCGGGAGTGGGGGAAGCTCGCGGCCGGACTGCTCGTCATCGTGGTGACCGTCGAACGGCTGGTCGCGTCGGTGGAGTCGCTCGGCGCGACCTTCGGTATCCCCGAGTTCCTCGCGGGCGTCACGATCGTCGCGGCGGCGACGAGCCTCCCCGACACCCTAGTGAGCCTCCGGACGGCGGAGGAGGGGCGCGGCGCGACCAGCCTCGGGAACGTGCTCGGCTCGAACACGTTCGACCTCCTCGTCGCCATCCCGCTCGGGGTGCTCATCGTCGGCCGCGTCGAGGTGAACTTCTCGACGGCCGTCCCGATGTTCGGCGTGCTCACGCTGGCGACGGTGCTTCTGTTCGCGGCGCTCCGGACGGACCTGTCGCTCACGAGCCGGGAGTCGTACCTCCTGCTCGCGGCGTACCTGCTGTTCGTGACGTGGGTGGTCGCAGAAACGGTCGGAGCGACGAGCCTCTTGCGGGGCGTGTGA
- a CDS encoding Zn-dependent hydrolase: MDLTIDADRLRADLEANAAFGRVEYDDPEKRGRTNRTGSEANAAARDRLVERMEAAGLDVAVDEVGNVLGTWTPESADPEAAPVVSGSHLDSVPEGGIFDGPLGVYAALEAVRAMQAASVDPERPVGVVSFTEEEGSTFGNGLLGSSVATGETTLDEALASESDDGETLGEALDRIGYRGDDAIGPARWAAFYELHVEQDTVLEDAGADAGVVTTITGITHCEVAIEGEANHAGATAMGDRTDALAAASEFVLDVESAANAVVDESSASAVGTVGSLTVSPNATNVVPGRVDAGVDVRDVEAASMETIVSAARESLARLERERGVETSLERPFDVAPTPMSDRLREAAHAAATDAGRTAIDLHSGAAHDAMRVARVTDASLLFAPSRDGISHNPREWTDWADCAAATEVLAGALARVAVGGE; the protein is encoded by the coding sequence ATGGACCTGACAATCGACGCCGACCGCCTCCGCGCGGACCTGGAAGCGAACGCGGCGTTCGGACGCGTCGAGTACGACGACCCGGAGAAGCGCGGCCGGACGAACCGGACCGGGAGCGAGGCGAACGCCGCCGCCCGCGACCGGCTCGTGGAACGGATGGAGGCGGCCGGCCTCGACGTCGCCGTCGACGAGGTCGGAAACGTCCTCGGCACGTGGACACCGGAGTCGGCGGACCCGGAGGCGGCGCCCGTCGTGAGCGGGAGCCACCTCGACAGCGTCCCCGAGGGCGGGATCTTCGACGGCCCGCTCGGGGTGTACGCCGCGCTGGAGGCGGTGCGGGCGATGCAGGCCGCGAGCGTCGATCCCGAGCGCCCGGTCGGCGTCGTCAGTTTCACCGAGGAGGAGGGGTCCACGTTCGGGAACGGGCTGCTCGGGTCGTCGGTGGCGACCGGCGAGACGACCCTCGACGAGGCCCTCGCGTCAGAGAGCGACGACGGGGAGACGCTGGGCGAGGCGCTCGACCGGATCGGCTACCGCGGCGACGACGCGATCGGCCCCGCGAGGTGGGCGGCGTTCTACGAGCTCCACGTCGAGCAGGACACCGTTCTGGAGGATGCGGGCGCGGACGCCGGCGTGGTGACGACGATCACCGGGATCACCCACTGCGAGGTCGCGATCGAGGGCGAGGCGAACCACGCGGGCGCGACCGCGATGGGCGACCGGACCGACGCGCTCGCGGCCGCGAGCGAGTTCGTCCTCGACGTGGAGTCGGCCGCGAACGCGGTCGTCGACGAGTCGAGCGCCTCCGCGGTCGGCACCGTGGGGTCGCTCACCGTCTCGCCGAACGCGACGAACGTCGTCCCGGGCCGCGTCGACGCCGGCGTGGACGTGCGCGACGTCGAGGCCGCGTCGATGGAGACAATCGTCTCGGCCGCGCGCGAGTCGCTCGCCCGGCTGGAGCGCGAGCGGGGCGTCGAGACGTCGCTCGAACGCCCCTTCGACGTGGCGCCGACGCCGATGAGCGACCGGCTCCGGGAGGCCGCGCACGCCGCCGCAACCGACGCCGGGCGGACCGCGATCGACCTCCACTCCGGCGCGGCGCACGACGCGATGCGCGTCGCCCGCGTCACCGACGCCTCCCTGCTGTTCGCGCCCTCGCGGGACGGAATCTCGCACAACCCCCGCGAGTGGACCGACTGGGCGGACTGCGCGGCCGCGACCGAGGTGCTGGCGGGGGCGCTGGCGCGGGTCGCGGTCGGCGGGGAGTGA
- a CDS encoding mechanosensitive ion channel family protein: protein MRRSLALAAVALGVVAAAAGTLVGTTGALGDWPDLVGYPATIVVERALLVVAVGALLYGSYLLVVGVLMRSANKRRAYNTRNLLRLVFGFVGTIATLAVLTENWLGLLFSLGVIGFAVTFALQQPLLSLIAWVYITVKQPYGVGDRVRIDDAKGDVIGVDFLVTTLWEINGELVTTNQPSGRVVTVPNSVVLSSNVVNFGGGGSPYVWNEVGVQVAYETDLDFVREVMAEEASDLLGDEMAAGIAAYREALAETPVELEVYDKPTVNVTQGESWVELRVRYLTHPRRGQRVKNRLYERILDRFNDAPDRVAFPVSRNR from the coding sequence GTGAGACGTTCACTCGCGCTCGCCGCCGTCGCGCTCGGCGTCGTCGCCGCCGCCGCCGGCACGCTGGTGGGGACGACGGGCGCCCTCGGCGACTGGCCCGACCTGGTCGGCTATCCCGCGACGATCGTCGTCGAGCGGGCGCTGCTCGTCGTCGCCGTGGGGGCGCTGCTGTACGGGTCGTACCTCCTCGTGGTCGGCGTCCTGATGCGGTCGGCGAACAAGCGGCGCGCGTACAACACGCGCAACCTCCTGCGGCTCGTCTTCGGCTTCGTGGGGACGATCGCGACGCTCGCGGTGTTGACCGAGAACTGGCTCGGCCTCCTCTTTTCGCTCGGAGTCATCGGCTTCGCGGTCACGTTCGCGCTCCAGCAGCCGCTCCTGTCGCTTATCGCGTGGGTGTACATTACGGTCAAACAGCCGTACGGCGTCGGCGACCGGGTCCGGATCGACGACGCGAAGGGGGACGTGATCGGCGTCGACTTCCTCGTGACGACGCTGTGGGAGATCAACGGCGAGCTCGTCACGACGAACCAGCCGTCGGGGCGGGTGGTGACGGTGCCCAACAGCGTCGTGCTCTCCTCGAACGTCGTCAACTTCGGCGGGGGCGGCTCTCCGTACGTGTGGAACGAAGTGGGCGTGCAGGTCGCCTACGAGACCGACCTCGATTTCGTGCGCGAGGTCATGGCCGAGGAGGCGAGCGACCTGCTCGGCGACGAGATGGCCGCCGGCATCGCGGCGTACCGTGAGGCGCTCGCCGAGACGCCCGTGGAGCTGGAGGTGTACGACAAGCCGACGGTGAACGTGACGCAGGGCGAGTCGTGGGTGGAGCTCCGCGTCCGGTACCTCACGCACCCGCGTCGGGGACAGCGCGTGAAGAACCGGCTGTACGAGCGGATCCTCGACCGCTTCAACGACGCGCCCGACCGAGTGGCGTTCCCGGTGAGTCGGAACCGGTAG
- a CDS encoding PLDc N-terminal domain-containing protein, with translation MSPILLQEALAGGIAFLFGLLVLLVQLAIIVWIYSDAKQRSDQPAFLWAIVAFLAPLLGLVLYFIIGRNR, from the coding sequence ATGTCCCCGATACTGCTGCAGGAGGCCCTGGCCGGCGGGATCGCCTTCCTGTTCGGTCTGCTGGTGCTGCTCGTACAGCTCGCCATCATCGTCTGGATCTACTCGGACGCGAAGCAGCGCAGCGACCAGCCCGCGTTCCTGTGGGCCATCGTCGCCTTCCTCGCGCCGCTGCTCGGCCTCGTCCTCTACTTCATCATCGGTCGGAACCGGTAG